The Aricia agestis chromosome 3, ilAriAges1.1, whole genome shotgun sequence genome includes the window ATATCGATAAATTACTGAAGTTCATCGATATATTTTcttgatgtatttttttttaattttcgtattaaaaatattcacgcCATGATAACAGCTATTCTTAGGCTACTATCTGTGTCCGTCCtatgatattttcaaatattaaaaaagagaagCTGACTTGAaagctgtgtaaatattttaatgagtatAGATACAGGctttattatttctgtttatgaCGTTTGGATGTCTGAAATCACAAATCTATGACTTCTATGtttccataatataataattaaaccaATTTTCATTAAGTCTAATCTGAGATAATTATGGTGTaatagataacgcccgcaactctgttgcgccaaatttcgttatcgcgcgggaaccgtacatttttttggaataaaaagtatcctatgtcctttcccgggactctacgtatctccatgccaaatttcagctaaatcggttaagcggtttgggcgtgaagaggtaacactcacgcatttataatattagtatggattttttaaTAACCTGCATAGTGCAGGATTCATTGTAGATGGATGTAGTAATATTTTTGGTTAAAAATTAGACATTCGTTTTATACCTATATCACACAAAAAAGCTAATGAATAGATACTAGatagtattaaaaattaaagggatATTTATACGTCGCATATATTGTACCTGCTCGTCGCTTAGTTCCCATACGATTATACCAGTTACCACGTCATAAGAATATTATCATAAAgagtataaaagtataattgACATAGTTTTGTACTCTTTACAATGTCATGTACGTTCTGTTGAATAAGACGTGTGAGTTCTCATGCGTAAAATTAACGTATACGTTGCTGAACTACAATGTAATTTTACAacaaagtaatttttaaatcacATAAATAAAGTACTTTTTAAATTGTAGCAAAGAAAGTTTTTGAACCGTGAAACCGGGTCGCGTTGTTTTAGGAAAAGTTTTTcaagaaattgaatttattataatacattttaccTCATTTAAGATGGTTTTTCACTAAGATAGAAGTTACAACCCTAATAAAACTATAAATCGATACAATCTATCGACTAATGACCCCACTAGCACCGATATGAGCGAAGTACGCCGATCAAATTAATTACGGTCTCATCTCTACGAAGATCACGTCAAAAAAGATATCCCTCCCTCTCGCACTTACGGCGGGGCGAGGAAAATGTGTTTTCATCTCTCTCCAGCGTATGCGCGTGCCAAATGTGAAACGGGAAATTTTCACCCGCGACTTCTGAATGAAACGTCAATTGCCGGCGTCTTTGATGTACGAGCAATAACATTTGTGAGGTACTAGCGATACCTAGCATAGTGATGCACTATCGAGTCGAGTATcgatatctatacatataataaatctgtagaaatgacaattctgtacattaaagatatccaaaaaataataagcgggggctgttactacatcgctatagaagccaaaactgtggttagttttttgtctgtctgtctgtctgtctgtctgtatgtatgtttgttccagcatcacacgaaaactactgatccgatttgaatgcggttttcgcagatatatttgtcttcccccaacttaacatctggtgtacaaaaatttttccccccacctctccaaggggtcaaaagagggggtaagattttgtaccaaaattttttctttaacacgaaaactactgatccgatttgaatacggtttttgcagatatatatgccttattcaaacttagcatctgcgccTGAGATCTgcgatagagagtaacataggctacttttggtcttggaaaaacatcatgtttctaaaggagatttgcaagaatattcgtattgtacacgattttcgaattccacgcgagcgaagccgcgggcaaaagctagtcgatgtaataaaataatatcgatTATGCAGAGATTTATACAATTATTGTCTTTTATGGGCTTTGTTTAGTGctcatattaatttatttattgaaaattaatttattgttaacCATTACAAGTAACGTTACTGATGGTTGAGTATTCATTgaattatgagttatgacgtacTTAAGCCACAAAATTAATTGAatattatacaggttgtaacaaaacatgGTTACgacctgtataatattaaatataacaattatgagtttttatattataatttataatataaacttataaattcaCTGCGAAGCAGCGCTTAAAGAGTTTCCTTTGTTTTCATATGGGCAGATTCTTGATATTGGAACATTTTTTCATAGCAAcacagaagtaaaaaaaaaatttaggcgctgctacttttacaatgaactctagtataaggaacataatattattattatacacactTAATATTCTCACTTTCTTTTGTTCCACCCGGttacatctatatctatacatataataaaactgtagaaatgacaattctgtacattaaagatatccaaaaaataataagcgggggctgttactacatcgctatagaagccaaaactgtggttagttttttgtctgtctgtctgtctgtctgtatgtttgttccagcatcacacgaaaactactcattcgattttattttattttatttttatttttatttgtcttcttccaacttcatatttggtgtataaaatttttcccccccaaccctcaaaggggaccaaagagggggcaaattttgtatcaaacttttttctttaacacgaaaactactgatccgatttgaatacggtttttgcagatatatatgccttattcaaacttagcatctgcgccTGAGATCTgcgatagagagtaacataggctacttttggtcttggaaaaacatcatgtttctaaaggagatttgcaagaatattcgtattgtacacgattttcgaattccactcgagcgaagccgcgggcaaaagctagtttatattaaaactcaaacaaaatattttttattgtgattattttttaatgtagtATTGACTAATTATAGTTAACGCGCCCGAGAGtcccaaaaaaaaacaattttcaaaattactttattgaaaaatcaaaaattacaaattaaaatcaaacattaaAATTACGTTAAGTACAAATGGACTTGCTCGAGGTTAGAGGCTAAGTGAGGTGGAATCCACAGCGGCGATCCAATTtcgctgtgaactttttgtgtggtcggccgaccaaagtgcatcaaaattcaagagtacttcagctacgctccggagcggaccacgtGCTTGAGAAGACAAGTATCCTGCCCCTACAAGttccaacgggcttgctgctactgcaattgcctgaggagcacccctgctgactatggaacgggtgagtcgggcatgatacgggTTCGGAGTGTTTTCTTCTTTTGAGAACTTTTACTATCCCGCAGGCAATCTAGCTATTACACGCATTTTGCCTGTCCACATTtggtgaattgattgagaggaattgctaaatgtgaccattttagccccgctgaataATTCACCCTTTATGTTCTCAaaaatacgtttgacgtagtatgacatattattatcgGCCGGCGGGCGTGCGTCGTGACTCGCTTTTATttgaagtcggcctactggttcaTTGTGTCTATTGTGGTAATACAAAGGCCATGGGCAAGATAAGTATAAATACGCAGCTGCATACGGATGTTCCTTGTCACCAGATGGAGAAAATTTCGGTTATTGACCTATACTATAGTTGTCTCTTACACGTCATGTGCACAAAAATACTGGTTGTGTCTCTTTCAGTCGCACCCGAAGATATTGCCAATATCCTCGTGTGCGACTTTAAGAGACAAAATCATTGGCAATAATTGTCCGAAGTTTGGTCTATCTGATGACCAGACTATAGAGActgaaaaaaaacataatattttcgaaaaaaaaGTCCCTTGCAAAATGTCCTTAAAGGCGATAAATTTAGACTAATCAAAAGGAAATCGTCTTCTGCACGAGCCCGGAGCCACATAGAGAGTTGTTTCCAAAAAAGATCTAAACCCTTCCCGGCTTTTCTTTTTTAACCGGTAGCAACACCTAggacgttctgaaagtatttggttcaaaattcaaaagctggatgacgcccgcaacttcgtcacgccaaaattcgcttatctcacggaaaccgtacatttttccgggataaaaagtgtcctatgtcctttcccgggactttaagaatctttcagcaaaatcggttcatcggtttgaGGCTTGGGCGTGAATAGATAACCGACCGACagacaatatttataatattgatgactgatgagtattgtatgaatattttgttttattttcacatAACCACCGAGGGCTCAGTGAGATTGCTGGTCGCAAAATCCTCAAAAGATCTCACGCAAATTGTGGATTACTACTAGCTTTTTTGAAGCAGAAACATGACCATGTAAGGAATAGCGAACAGTCTGCATtctgtgcacactgcacaagcACAGGTGAAACAAAAGGTAACGGAACACAATCAGCGCGCCCCGAGCAAAATATCAATAAACGTACTACATGTGAACCACTCAAATAGTTAGGCGCCTTACAGAGGCTGAGTAACAACAGACCGTGCACTGTACAATCTTGTCTATactaaaacttaatattataaagctggagtgtttgtttaaacgcgataacctcaggaactactggaccgatttcaaaaattctttcaccgatGTATAGCTAAGGTGTCCCTGAGTGCTATAGGCTATGTATGTACCACGGGCGGAGCTGGGGCGGATCACTAGTGTAATTATAAATAATCGCTTATCTGTAATGCCGctgccgcacatgcgtctatcgtacgtataacttataagacgataccattggacgatacacgcagatcatccaatggtatcgttttaagcacggagcactacgcaggtgcggcccgggcataaGAGCTACATTTTTTTCCGAATATGACTGTAAAGATAAGTCTATCCTGAGTCCTGACTTATCCCTGGGAAACcataatgttatgtaatgtttttatttcgtTGTACTTCGCGTAGAGAGCGATCTCACTACGTCTCTCAAGTAAGAGTAAACAAGTGACAAGCAATGCACTAAGGTTAGTCACTATTATACACTTAAAATTATAGAAAAGATCCgaaaatgggataaaataatttactctCACAAGTCACAGGTCGCTGCAACTTTGCTTTGTTTGAATAGGAACTTTGTACGTGGCTGTATGTTACACTACAGACTTTTGGTCGGACGATAGTTTGACCAAAATATTGGGGTTTCAGTACATTAACGGCCGATACAAATCGAAAGCTTTAATCAGTACATCTTCGTACTGATTAAGCTTtcgatcaaactatcggccgactaaaagtctgcagtctgcgggggctcttagaCTAAAGGTGCCagatgatttttagggttccgtgcccaaagggtaaaaacgggaccttattactgagacttcgatgtctgtccgtctgttcgtctgtctccaggctgtaactcaagaaccgctatagctagagttctgaaattttcacagattgtgtatatctattgccgctataacaaaaaatacaaaaaataaaattaatattcaagagTACAttacatacaacaaacgtgatttttttggccttttttgctctatatcaataatggcaacaggtaggtacttgattttttcctttttcaaagtccttaattatatgtgtaccttaatatttaataataatattgaaaataaaataaaaaaatagcggggctcccatacaaaaaacacaatttttgacctaatttagctctataatggtacggaaccctacgtgcgcgagtccgactcgcacttggccgattatactTTCTTCTACATAATATCTAAGTAACGTGTTTCCAGTCAGCTTAGTCTtctacaatatattttgatacacaaaCAAGCCCACATTTCCCGCATATTTGGTGTGAAGTCGGCCTAACGTGTGTAAACAGTCTGTTCCGGCAGGGTCGCGATCCCATGAATAAGAAAACCATTTTCCAAATGACTCACAAATAGGACGCGTTTCTACGGAATTTGGTGCCTCTTAACAAGACCAAGCCCTGTTAAcgtgagtcatgactcatgatagTACcatagattcataggcagttgacggacctacgtaatttgatcgCTTTATCAAACGACCGACAGATCACATTACAtacaacattgaattgacataatccgactaaatgacgtactaggttttttttatgaaataaggagtgcaaacgagcaaacgggtcacctgatggaaagcaacttccgtcgcccatgacactcgcagcatcagaagagctgcaggtacgttgccggccttttaagagggaatagggtaataggggagggtagggaagggaagggaatagggaagggtagggaagggaatagggtaggggattgggcctccggtaaactcactcactcggcgaaacacagcgcaagcgctgtttcacgccggttttctgtgagaacatggtatttctccggtcgagccggcccattcgtgccgaagcatggctctcccacgtatcggTTCGCCATCCTGTTTGTGAATCAATTTCTGCGATGGTACATTATCAGTAATTCCGATAATATACGTACTGAAACTGTTTAACTGTATATCGTTTAGGGACACTAAGTTGTTTGGCCCAATTTTTTACTTCTAGTGGTCATTTTAGTCAGTTTATcactttatttagttttatccttatttttttatatcaaacAAACAATAGGTACATACCAAGAGCAACTTTAAGATCGCAGGGAAATTCCTAATTTTAGTTGACTCTAGAGTGCAATGGCTTATTACACTATTTGGtcatacttattaaaaaatcgaccaagtgcgagttggactcgcgcacgaagggttccgtaccacaatataGCAAAATCAGACTGAAAATTGTGtctttttatgggagcccccttaataaattaatttatttaaattttattattaattattaaaatacaaatacaattgagtatttcgtaactatttcaagtgcctatgtgttgccgttattgatatcgagaaaaaaataacaaaaaattcacgtttgttgttgtatgggagccccccttcaccacagaatagataatagtaccaaaagccaacaaaaaaaaatcaactgaCACTTGACTGTTGACAATTAATGACAGCAAAGGCCTGACGCAGTTTGGCTGGGAATACGAAAGAGTGATGgtttgtttttgtattattttcctaaaattgtgttatttcggtttttaatgtTAGCCCAATAGGGTTAGTTCAGCCTTGTATgggaatctgaaattaattatagtcagaattttttttgcaccagtgtttagaggaggtcacaaatagcttaaattcgAAAATTCGACCAGCCACGACGGTTTGAAGGTCCAATCTTTTTTTAGAACTAAATTtgttgtaaatttaattttctacattttaagtttttacaattttcattggaaaattaatttttacgGAGACaaatgcaaaaaacaagtcaaagtaaaATTTCGCTTGTAAGTCAATTATTATCGAATTTAGCGAAAATAATTGTAGAAACAAAGTTCTAGGTGATAGATCAttaaatttcctacaaatttaatccttatgaatttttttagaaatcaatatttaagctcCTACACCTATGGTAAATGTACCGGGACCCAAGCGATTGGATAAAACTGTATTCagtttcttctatttcttctgTAGATATTTCTGATCATGAATTAGACCTTCTAACAACTACGGCACAACCTACAcctgaataattattaaaaaatggccaagtgcgagtcggactcgctcatgagggttccgtaccataagGCAAAGAtagctttttgtatgggagccccacctaaatatttattttattttaattttattattaattattaaagtacaaatacaattaaatattttatgcatattttaattatcttagtgctgctatttttgataaaaagcaaaaaaggcGACTAAAATcctatttgttatatgggagccccataaaatatcaaaatatataatatgtttttagtatttgttgttatagaggaaaacaaaatacataatatctgaaaatttcaagtctctgcctatcaccgttcttgaagacagacagacggacagacagcgaattcttaattttaattgtggtTAATGTAAAGAGCTACAAGCTTATTACTagttttttttctgtatttgaCAATAATCGCGATACAGGTCGAACAGGTcaaaattatactttgacttcttttttcatttatttccttaaatattgattttataataacaattataagaactaaagttgtagaaaatcaaattttcgacaaatttgatccttatcatttttttgaaaaaataaaaaataaaggagatatagctaaaaaaagattggaccttcaaaccaatatggcggctaacgcagACGTCGTGGCTAGTCGAGTTTTcgaatttaagctatttgtgacctcctctaaacagtggtgcaaaaaaaattctaactataattaatttaaaaaaaaatctaaccctACTGGGGTATGTAATTTGGGTAGAAtaataaccattaaatattcgatgacgtgtacactgtacaagtgtgggcaaaatataataataataatatctatggacgcttcacaccacgtcagtctggctccgtgctaagtacctaaaggacttgtgttacaggtaccagacaacggaaatatatttaatacttttatactacctatacagtatacatatttaagatttttattatatcatacacatatttaataattatacatccagacccgggaacattgaaaattttttgttccgtcggcggggttcgaacccacgacccccggctttagctaccaacgcgctcaccactgagccacagaggtcgtgttccctccaaaactccatcgaaagttttagtaaagggtctaccactttactaaaacaactgacttgactccttgactttactgactactttttttagaattttactAGACTTTACGATCATCTTGAAAAAcgactttaaattttgtaaaatttttacaaaaaaaatgttttttccgccatattttacttgacactggttAAAAAGGCGAGCGCCatcttatgaaaaaaaaagaacgtgacagctgacagttgacacttgacactttgacagtttaaaACGACGCGTCGAGTACTCGATTCTCGAATCTCGATgcacacaaaaataaaatatatttacgaatTAATAAATGTGCACATCATTGATCAATACATAAAACTTTAGTTCTGCGTGGATTAAAAAGGTAAGAAATATTGTATCTcattgttgtattattttcaataatatatataagtTTCAAAATGGTGACGCTCAATAGATGCATTTTACTTGGGTCTTCTTCGTCTTTACATTAATTTACCGGTTATGATTCCGTAACCAAACCAAACTTCAAAGGCTCATTATTCtgcaaaatataaagtattatatttatgatGATTGTTATGTACAAAAGTTTAGTCTATTAGCTACGTAATGTAATTCATTGCATAGCAGCTAAAAGTCTAACATCttactgtttatacttattACTAAATTCAATCACTGTTTGTAATTTGGCATATGCCTCTTCTTGTATCATAAGGAGGCTGCCCTCATACTTGTTCACTTATCATTTATTTCgttaaaagtgtaaaaaaaatatgtttgtctaAAATAATTGCTGTAAGTACCTAAATATTATGGTTAACAGATACCATAGCAAGTCTTTTGTCTTAGGTAAACATGGATACAACAAGTGACTTGCCATTCAACCCTAGTGCAGTCTTGCAACCTGACCAGCCCATGGAAACTGACAAACCTGGTGGTCCACTTACTGCTGGCAGACACGAAGAGTTCTCTGTCGAGAAAGTCCTTGACCGAAGAATTAAAAACGGCAAAGTTGAGTACTTGCTAAAATGGAAGGGATATTCTAAGTAAGCATTTTTTGTATCACTTTGAACCTTGCTTTATTATTCTGCGCACATTTATGATTTACaagttttatacattttaagaaattgtacaattaagaattttatttataatagtttAACTTCAAGTGGTCGCGCGGAGTCGAATCGACTCctctcaatacattttcgttGATATTATCGACATTTCTCATTAAATCTATATCATTGTCTCAgtagcttttcataatttatctatctacaaaataaatagcttacaCGTATTACTCTCCGCACCCCCTTTGCGGCAAGGACCTCAATAGTTTTGGTCTCGGCGCTGCCGTCGAAAAAACTCCGCGCGCCTCTCTTTTAACTTTAGATGTATTTTTCATATAATTGAGGCAAattctatgtttatttataaaactaagtcgtcATTGACCAATAACATCGAGTGTTATTGctagatgaagaaaaaattGGAACTAGGATAAGAAAATTCCGATCACTTTTTCTGCCGTTTTTCACACAAGATAAGCTACTTTGGATCACcggattttataattaagtttttactaaaaatacatttaattttctaggtgaactgtttacttttaaaaagagtaataattaaatatatgaaataataaataatgttgaatgaaaaatgttttgtttctcaaattcacctacgacgtcttttaggttacgcgcgaccactgccgttacaaaatagcgcgcacccgcttgaaggttaaagAGTTTAATTTGGtcactgttaagcattagtgacctaacccacaatttttttttgttgttaaatttttaatgcagctttgttctaaatcatctaaagaacatattaactgcattcataactcaatacattatttttttgtgagttagtacacgaatgcttaacagtgtCCATTTATAATTTacgatattatgttatactgttaaaacaaacaatttatGTTCATATCACTCTTTAACTCAATACTATGTCAATATTATTTAAGTGTAGGGTACTTTTTAAAAAGTGTGTGTTTTAGCTAGTTTTGTTTTTGTCattgaaaaaattatattcttaaaaggtttataattattattgattactcATTATTATTGCTAAAACAACTCCCATCTTACTAATTTACAGTGATGATAACACTTGGGAGCCCGAGGACAATCTTGACTGTCCTGAACTGATATCAGCATACGAAGAGGCACGCTTGAAGAGGGAACGCGAGGCAGCACCAAGCACAGAGGTGGCAGATGACACCTACGGTCGCAAACGACCAAAACGCGGagataagaagaagaaggaggtAAGGACATCAAGTTATTAAGTCttttgaaagattttttttgttgtttctgttaTTAGTCAACAGATCACCTGATGATAAGCAATCAATGTTGCCCACATTGATTGCTTATCATCAGGTGATCTGTTGGTTAATTTACGTGTAAATTATGTGTTAAGCTGTGGGAAAAGTTGGTTTCAATTCATCAGGAAATCCTAATCTCTATAATATAGGTAGTATATAGGATGACGGTCttcaatctttttattttaagagtTATGTGAAGACAAtaggaataaatttaataagtccttaaaaaaacaataacagATGTAAGTTGCAGTATTAGAAAAttaatgattaatttttataaaatgttacattcttcccataaaaatatcttattcTGAATTCTTTGATCATCTTAAAATAGAGAACTGTGTTTTTTATCATAGGATTTTCCATTTTGCTTAATCAAAATATAGCATTGCAAggataccaaaaaatatttcaggCTATTCAAGAAGTGGAGAAGCCCAGAGGTCTGTCAAGAGGTCTACATCCAGAGAAGATCCTGGCTGGACAACTGTACCATGGAACCCTGTACTTCCTGGTTAAATGGTTGGTACACAATTTGTTTCCTAACTCTGCATTCAACATAATCAGACTGACTTttattttgacaaagttaatccCTCGATTGCGGATTCTTGggaatctattgttattctgttGTTATCTATTGTTATATAGGGGTTGAAAGGTTAATACAATTACAATAGAAATACTCAATTTTATGACAGCAAACTTCGTGATAGTAAATAGAATTTACGGTCAATTGTAccaatgtataattttataagtgttaataataaattaactagTTAACTAATTTCAGGCAAAACTGCAATGAAATGGATGTGGTCCCCGGTCATGACCTAGGCCAGGCATTCCCGGACTTTGTGATCAACTACTACGAGAGGTGTGCTCCGTTCAGTGTCAGACACAGCGTGGGAAGAGTGCCCAGGGTAGCCCCAGAAGTAAGTTGCCATATTGGCACAAACGCAATAAAACGTGTTTTCCTTAactattgatttgatttgatcaaTTGTTTCCAAATAATCTTACGCCGATGCGCGTGTGGCACTGTTGGCGCTGATGGCTTCAGACATATGAATCTATTctcagggcccgatctaagggggggcgagctgggcatttgcccagagtggcaaaattgacttattccatcctagccatccaccacttaagtttgagaattttaccagctaacctaccttaagtttggtagtggaaatatttgagtattttacttaaatattcctcccattttccccTAAGAAAGAGCGGCGAAAATGATTTTTGCCCGGAGCGGCTAAATGGGTAGATCGGGCCCTGTCTATTCTACAAGAAGCGTTTTTCATAACTCGTAGCGGTCTGCACTAATATTCCATACATTTCGGTATTGGCATCGACGGTCAGCGTgagagtaatattatattttttaagtaagtaatatattatatgtatactaaAGGCCTTCAGTATGGAATATTTTTATGCCTTTTGTGGATAGTGtgagtaacaatattattatgatctcaGTCACCAAGAGACAAAATATGAAgacagttataataaaaataattttagtaataaTACTATAAGATTAATTACtctgaaaataaaaactatacttaGATTTAATCTTATAGTATTATTACTAAAATCCTATGTCAAGGGAAGGACAACCAGACTTAATTTGTTTTACTtgttttgctataaaaattgtatggCTATAGTCAGTGAATAAAGGctttatttatatacatattatattattactaaaataaacatattgtataatatttcagATTGAGCCGCAGCAGCCTGTGGCAGCCTCCATGGACGTTACAGAGAACAACACAAGCTTGTCAATGTTGCCAGCAATGGACGGTAAATATCAATGTTgatattaaaaattcaaaataaataattaaaattctatACCACTACGACTACTTAACACCATCTAAAAAAATTTACAAGGAGACTAAAATTATGGACATTCAGCAACTTTACTCATATAACATATg containing:
- the LOC121740428 gene encoding chromobox protein homolog 1-like, yielding MDTTSDLPFNPSAVLQPDQPMETDKPGGPLTAGRHEEFSVEKVLDRRIKNGKVEYLLKWKGYSNDDNTWEPEDNLDCPELISAYEEARLKREREAAPSTEVADDTYGRKRPKRGDKKKKEAIQEVEKPRGLSRGLHPEKILAGQLYHGTLYFLVKWQNCNEMDVVPGHDLGQAFPDFVINYYERCAPFSVRHSVGRVPRVAPEIEPQQPVAASMDVTENNTSLSMLPAMDDTPVPDMGMPQVPDPQQLEVPVN